A single genomic interval of Cucumis sativus cultivar 9930 chromosome 5, Cucumber_9930_V3, whole genome shotgun sequence harbors:
- the LOC101207390 gene encoding probable calcium-binding protein CML16, with the protein MASIQSDHQLKQLHDIFRRFDMNSDGSLTQLELGALLRSLGIKPSGDQLHSLLSNMDSNGNGSIEFDELVNAILPDMNDDILVNQEQLMEVFRSFDRDGNGYITAAELAGSMAKMGHPLTYRELSDMMRQADTDGDGVISFNEFTTVMAKSAADFLGLTFA; encoded by the coding sequence ATGGCTTCCATTCAATCCGACCACCAGCTCAAGCAGCTGCACGACATTTTCAGGCGTTTCGACATGAATTCCGATGGCAGTCTCACCCAACTCGAACTCGGCGCCCTCCTCCGCTCCCTCGGCATCAAACCCTCCGGCGACCAACTCCATTCTCTCCTCTCCAACATGGATTCCAACGGCAACGGCTCCATCGAATTCGATGAACTCGTCAATGCCATTCTCCCCGATATGAACGATGATATTCTCGTCAACCAAGAGCAGTTGATGGAGGTTTTCAGATCTTTCGATCGCGATGGTAATGGCTACATCACCGCCGCCGAGCTCGCTGGTTCCATGGCCAAAATGGGCCATCCTCTCACCTACCGGGAACTCTCCGATATGATGCGCCAGGCCGATACCGACGGCGACGGCGTTATTAGCTTCAATGAATTCACCACCGTCATGGCTAAATCCGCCGCGGATTTTCTCGGGCTTACATTTGCGTAG
- the LOC101215813 gene encoding proline-rich receptor-like protein kinase PERK9 isoform X2, with amino-acid sequence MASVSPAPFSSPSPASPSTPSLSPPAASNSPPSTPSPSPPQQSPPSNQSDNATPSSSPPPPSHQPSATSPPPTSDTPPPSTPALSPPPPPTVPPATPSPTPPNAPPPTTPDPPPPVSSTPPTPSDPPPNSPPPPAAEPPQSPPPQSSKPPENPPPPPPPPSQANPPDNPSPPPQPINPPESSPPPPPSAPPETSPPSPASIPPRNSPPPPRPSPPPSDPSPSSPPPNSSLPPSPPPPPSRLSPPLPSKPPTLPSGNRTGDGSGPNDGGANSNSNSNGGISSGGVIAIGVAAGIVVLFIIGFVVWYIRKPRKNDSGRGGYIMPSSLGSSPKSVHQDIHATGSGSGGIYTPREPGGVGSSRPLFTYEELFKATNAFSTQNLLGEGGFGSVYKGYLPDGRVVAVKELKIGGGQGELEFKAEVEIIGRVHHRHLVSLVGYCISEHQRLLVYDYVSNNSLYYHLHLKGNGELVLEWAKRIKIAAGAARGIAYLHEDCHPRIIHRDIKSSNILLDENFEARVSDFGLAKLALDEQTHITTRVVGTFGYVAPEYASSGKLTERSDVFSFGVVLLELITGRKAVDASQPMGNESLVEWARPLLNHALDNQDFETLVDPRLERNYDESEMLRMIGIAAACVRHSSAKRPQMGQVVRAFDSLATADLSNGMRFGESQGFDSGQQSAEIRFFRMLAFGNQDYSSDFYSQGSSNA; translated from the exons ATGGCGTCCGTATCACCGGCGCCTTTTTCATCTCCGTCGCCGGCTTCTCCCTCCACTCCATCTCTGTCGCCTCCTGCCGCATCCAATTCCCCACCCAGTACTCCGTCACCATCTCCGCCGCAACAATCGCCTCCTTCGAATCAGTCTGACAACGCCACTCCTAGTTCATCTCCTCCGCCGCCGTCTCATCAACCATCTGCCACTTCACCTCCACCTACATCTGACACTCCCCCGCCATCAACACCTGCATTGTCTCCTCCGCCGCCTCCGACGGTTCCGCCGGCAACTCCATCACCAACTCCGCCCAATGCTCCACCCCCAACAACACCGGACCCTCCACCACCAGTAAGCTCCACTCCCCCAACGCCGTCTGATCCCCCACCAAATTCACCTCCACCTCCTGCAGCAGAGCCTCCTCAATCCCCTCCCCCACAATCATCAAAACCACCTGAAAATCCCCCTCCGCCGCCGCCACCACCATCACAAGCAAACCCGCCGGACAATCCATCACCACCGCCACAACCCATAAACCCACCTGAGAGTTCACCCCCACCCCCACCATCAGCACCTCCAGAAACCTCACCTCCCTCCCCAGCATCAATACCTCCTAGAAATTCACCGCCACCCCCAAGGCCTTCTCCCCCTCCCAGTGATCCCTCACCGTCAAGTCCTCCTCCCAATTCATCACTACCCCCATCTCCACCACCTCCGCCGTCGCGTCTTTCTCCTCCATTACCTTCTAAACCCCCAACATTGCCGTCGGGGAATCGTACGGGCGATGGTTCTGGTCCTAATGATGGAGGAGCAAATTCTAATTCCAACAGCAATGGAGGGATCAGTAGTGGGGGTGTGATTGCCATTGGTGTAGCGGCAGGAATTGTAGTGCTTTTCATAATTGGATTTGTTGTATGGTACATCAGAAAGCcaaggaaaaatgattctGGGCGTGGAGGTTACATTATGCCATCCTCTCTGGGTTCCTCTCCTAAGTCGG TTCATCAAGACATACATGCCACCGGTAGTGGCAGTGGTGGAATATACACTCCAAGAGAGCCTGGTGGGGTGGGGAGTTCGAGGCCATTGTTTACATATGAAGAACTGTTCAAAGCAACAAATGCATTTTCTACTCAGAACCTCTTAGGAGAAGGAGGATTTGGTTCTGTTTATAAAGGATATCTTCCAGATGGAAGAGTGGTTGCAGTGAAGGAGCTAAAGATTGGTGGTGGTCAAGGTGAGCTGGAATTCAAAGCTGAAGTCGAGATTATTGGTCGTGTTCACCACCGCCATTTGGTTTCTCTTGTGGGCTATTGTATTTCAGAACATCAAAGGTTGCTGGTCTATGATTACGTCTCTAACAATTCACTTTACTACCATCTTCATCTCAAag GCAATGGTGAGCTCGTTCTGGAATGGGCAAAGCGCATTAAGATTGCAGCTGGTGCAGCCCGGGGCATTGCTTATCTTCATGAAGACT GTCATCCTCGAATTATCCACCGTGATATCAAATCCTCAAACATTCTTCTAGATGAAAACTTCGAAGCTCGA GTTTCAGACTTTGGGCTTGCCAAATTAGCTCTCGACGAACAAACTCATATAACAACCCGTGTTGTGGGAACTTTTGG atATGTTGCCCCTGAATATGCATCAAGTGGAAAGTTAACCGAGAGATCagatgtattttcttttggagtTGTACTTCTCGAGCTGATTACCGGTCGAAAGGCTGTGGATGCATCCCAACCAATGGGGAACGAGAGCCTTGTCGAATGG GCTCGGCCTTTACTTAACCACGCACTCGACAATCAAGATTTCGAAACCCTGGTAGACCCAAGGCTTGAAAGGAACTACGACGAGAGTGAAATGTTGAGGATGATAGGAATAGCTGCTGCTTGCGTGCGCCACTCATCTGCCAAGAGACCGCAGATGGGACAG GTTGTTAGAGCTTTTGATAGTTTAGCAACTGCAGATTTAAGTAATGGAATGAGATTTGGGGAGAGTCAAGGTTTCGACTCCGGTCAACAATCTGCCGAAATTAGATTTTTCCGAATGCTTGCGTTCGGTAACCAAGATTACAGTTCAGACTTTTATAGCCAAGGTAGCTCAAATGCCTGA
- the LOC101215813 gene encoding proline-rich receptor-like protein kinase PERK9 isoform X1 has translation MASVSPAPFSSPSPASPSTPSLSPPAASNSPPSTPSPSPPQQSPPSNQSDNATPSSSPPPPSHQPSATSPPPTSDTPPPSTPALSPPPPPTVPPATPSPTPPNAPPPTTPDPPPPVSSTPPTPSDPPPNSPPPPAAEPPQSPPPQSSKPPENPPPPPPPPSQANPPDNPSPPPQPINPPESSPPPPPSAPPETSPPSPASIPPRNSPPPPRPSPPPSDPSPSSPPPNSSLPPSPPPPPSRLSPPLPSKPPTLPSGNRTGDGSGPNDGGANSNSNSNGGISSGGVIAIGVAAGIVVLFIIGFVVWYIRKPRKNDSGRGGYIMPSSLGSSPKSESSLMKVHSSVHQDIHATGSGSGGIYTPREPGGVGSSRPLFTYEELFKATNAFSTQNLLGEGGFGSVYKGYLPDGRVVAVKELKIGGGQGELEFKAEVEIIGRVHHRHLVSLVGYCISEHQRLLVYDYVSNNSLYYHLHLKGNGELVLEWAKRIKIAAGAARGIAYLHEDCHPRIIHRDIKSSNILLDENFEARVSDFGLAKLALDEQTHITTRVVGTFGYVAPEYASSGKLTERSDVFSFGVVLLELITGRKAVDASQPMGNESLVEWARPLLNHALDNQDFETLVDPRLERNYDESEMLRMIGIAAACVRHSSAKRPQMGQVVRAFDSLATADLSNGMRFGESQGFDSGQQSAEIRFFRMLAFGNQDYSSDFYSQGSSNA, from the exons ATGGCGTCCGTATCACCGGCGCCTTTTTCATCTCCGTCGCCGGCTTCTCCCTCCACTCCATCTCTGTCGCCTCCTGCCGCATCCAATTCCCCACCCAGTACTCCGTCACCATCTCCGCCGCAACAATCGCCTCCTTCGAATCAGTCTGACAACGCCACTCCTAGTTCATCTCCTCCGCCGCCGTCTCATCAACCATCTGCCACTTCACCTCCACCTACATCTGACACTCCCCCGCCATCAACACCTGCATTGTCTCCTCCGCCGCCTCCGACGGTTCCGCCGGCAACTCCATCACCAACTCCGCCCAATGCTCCACCCCCAACAACACCGGACCCTCCACCACCAGTAAGCTCCACTCCCCCAACGCCGTCTGATCCCCCACCAAATTCACCTCCACCTCCTGCAGCAGAGCCTCCTCAATCCCCTCCCCCACAATCATCAAAACCACCTGAAAATCCCCCTCCGCCGCCGCCACCACCATCACAAGCAAACCCGCCGGACAATCCATCACCACCGCCACAACCCATAAACCCACCTGAGAGTTCACCCCCACCCCCACCATCAGCACCTCCAGAAACCTCACCTCCCTCCCCAGCATCAATACCTCCTAGAAATTCACCGCCACCCCCAAGGCCTTCTCCCCCTCCCAGTGATCCCTCACCGTCAAGTCCTCCTCCCAATTCATCACTACCCCCATCTCCACCACCTCCGCCGTCGCGTCTTTCTCCTCCATTACCTTCTAAACCCCCAACATTGCCGTCGGGGAATCGTACGGGCGATGGTTCTGGTCCTAATGATGGAGGAGCAAATTCTAATTCCAACAGCAATGGAGGGATCAGTAGTGGGGGTGTGATTGCCATTGGTGTAGCGGCAGGAATTGTAGTGCTTTTCATAATTGGATTTGTTGTATGGTACATCAGAAAGCcaaggaaaaatgattctGGGCGTGGAGGTTACATTATGCCATCCTCTCTGGGTTCCTCTCCTAAGTCGG AATCATCCCTTATGAAGGTCCATTCCTCAGTTCATCAAGACATACATGCCACCGGTAGTGGCAGTGGTGGAATATACACTCCAAGAGAGCCTGGTGGGGTGGGGAGTTCGAGGCCATTGTTTACATATGAAGAACTGTTCAAAGCAACAAATGCATTTTCTACTCAGAACCTCTTAGGAGAAGGAGGATTTGGTTCTGTTTATAAAGGATATCTTCCAGATGGAAGAGTGGTTGCAGTGAAGGAGCTAAAGATTGGTGGTGGTCAAGGTGAGCTGGAATTCAAAGCTGAAGTCGAGATTATTGGTCGTGTTCACCACCGCCATTTGGTTTCTCTTGTGGGCTATTGTATTTCAGAACATCAAAGGTTGCTGGTCTATGATTACGTCTCTAACAATTCACTTTACTACCATCTTCATCTCAAag GCAATGGTGAGCTCGTTCTGGAATGGGCAAAGCGCATTAAGATTGCAGCTGGTGCAGCCCGGGGCATTGCTTATCTTCATGAAGACT GTCATCCTCGAATTATCCACCGTGATATCAAATCCTCAAACATTCTTCTAGATGAAAACTTCGAAGCTCGA GTTTCAGACTTTGGGCTTGCCAAATTAGCTCTCGACGAACAAACTCATATAACAACCCGTGTTGTGGGAACTTTTGG atATGTTGCCCCTGAATATGCATCAAGTGGAAAGTTAACCGAGAGATCagatgtattttcttttggagtTGTACTTCTCGAGCTGATTACCGGTCGAAAGGCTGTGGATGCATCCCAACCAATGGGGAACGAGAGCCTTGTCGAATGG GCTCGGCCTTTACTTAACCACGCACTCGACAATCAAGATTTCGAAACCCTGGTAGACCCAAGGCTTGAAAGGAACTACGACGAGAGTGAAATGTTGAGGATGATAGGAATAGCTGCTGCTTGCGTGCGCCACTCATCTGCCAAGAGACCGCAGATGGGACAG GTTGTTAGAGCTTTTGATAGTTTAGCAACTGCAGATTTAAGTAATGGAATGAGATTTGGGGAGAGTCAAGGTTTCGACTCCGGTCAACAATCTGCCGAAATTAGATTTTTCCGAATGCTTGCGTTCGGTAACCAAGATTACAGTTCAGACTTTTATAGCCAAGGTAGCTCAAATGCCTGA